DNA sequence from the Deinococcus humi genome:
TCAGGACGAAATCGCGCAGATGTTCGCCCATGCTCCGGTACTCGATCAGCTTGAAGTTCTGGACCTGTCTCTAGGAACCCTGACCAATGAGGGCGCAGCTGCCCTTCTGGACAGCGAGCGTGTCAGGACGCTGAAGAAACTCATCCTCACCCACCACTTCTGCACTGAGGAAATGATGGAGAAGCTGGCCGCGCTGCCCATTGACGTGGATACCTCCGATCCTCAGGACCATGAGGACGACTGGCGTTTCGTGGCCCTGGGGGAATGAGGCCGGCTCCCGTTGTCACCAAACTGCCACCCTGCGATGTGCTGCTGATCGCCCCGCCGCAGGGCCGACGCGCCCGCGCTTTCGGGGCCACCCTGAATGACCTGGGCTGGCCCCCGGCGCGGGTGGTGTCGTATCTGGATTTGATGGAGGACCGCGTCAGGCTGGCCGATCAGGTGCGCCCCGGCAGCATCGTCCGATTCGAGTCTCCGGGCGAGGACATCGGCACTGAACTGGCCCTGATTGAGATGGGAGGCGGGCCAATGGTGGATCTGGAGGCAGGCGAACTCGCTCCGTCGCGGGCGTGGCACGCGGGCTTCAGTCAGGTTCTGCAGGCATTGGACGCGCAATTGCAAAATGCCCCCCCCCACACCCGCATGCAACAGACCGCCCACATCCTGACCATGTTCGACAAGCCTGCCACGCACGCGCGGCTGGGGGCAGCGGGCGTCCCAGTGCCAGAAGCGCTGCCGGAAGTGAACTCGTTCGACGGGCTGATGGTCGCGGCGAGGGAACGCGGCTGGACACGGCTGTTCATCAAACTGGCTTACGGCTCCAGCGGTTCAGGCATCGTCGCTTTGCAATGGACCGGGCAAAGGGTCAGCGCCGCAACCACCGTACGTCAGGAAGCTGGTCGTCTGCTCAACTCACGGCGGCTGATCAGATCACAGGACTGGGCGGAGATCAGGGCGCTGATTGACGCGCTGGCCCCGCACCGCCTGCACGTCGAACGCTGGCTGCCCAAGGCCAGTTTTGGCGGCGGCACCATTGATCTGCGCGTGGTGGTCATAGGTGGAGAGGCGCGGCACGCGCTGGTGCGAACGTCGCGCGGGCCGATTACGAATCTGCATCTGGGGAATCAACGGGGCGACATCGAGGCGCTCAAAACGGAACTGGGTGCGGAACGCTGGACAGAAGTGGGGCGCACCGCCGAGGCCGCCCTTGCCGCCTTTCCTGGCGCCCTCTACGGCGGCGTAGACCTGCTGCTGACGCCAGGGTGGAAGCGTCGGGCGGTGCTGGAAGTCAACGCTTTCGGCGACTACCACCGGGGCATTCTGGTGGGCGGCAGGGACACCTACGCGGCAGAACTGTTTGCGCTGGGGCAGGCGAAACGGGGAGGGCAGAATGCTGAATGCGCGTGAATGGATCGGCACCTGTGACGTGATGCTCCTCACACTGGACAGCTTGCGCTATGACGTGGCCGTTATGGCGCTAGAAGCGGGAGAGACGCCCCATCTCGCCGCTGTCCTGCCCGGCGAAGTGTGGGAGAAGCGGCAGACCCCCGGCAGCTTCACCTACGCCGCGCATCACGCTTTTCTGTCGGGCTTTCTGCCCACGCCCGCGCGTCCGGGGCGTCATCCACGCCTGTTCGCCGCCGCTTTCGAGGGCAGCCGCAGCACCTCGCCGCAGACCTTTACCTTTGAAGAGGCCACCTTGCCGGAAGCGCTGGCGACTCGCGGCTATCACACGGTCTGCGTGGGCGGTGTGGGCTTCTTTAATAGGCGCTCGGCGCTGGGAAGCGTGCTGCCTGACCTGTTCGCCGAGGCACACTGGTCCCCAGCCAGCGGCGTCAAGAATCCTGACTCGGCAGACGTGCAGATGCGTGTGGCAGCGAAGGCCCTGGAGGCCGTTCCGCCAGGGCAAAGGGTTTTCATGTTGCTCAATGTTGCGGCCACCCATACGCCCACGCACTTCTACGTGCCGGGCGCGCGGCAGGATTCGGTGGAAACTCAACGGGCCGCCCTGCGAACGGTGGACGCCGCCCTGCCTATCCTTTTTAACGTTTTGCGCGCACGCGGAGACACGTTGCTGATCATCTGCGCCGATCATGGCACCTGCTTCGGCGAAGACGGCTACCACGGTCACCGCCTCGCACATCCACAGGTGTGGACGGTGCCATACGCGGAGCTTCTTTTGAAGGAAACTGAAGCATGACTGCCACCCTGCCGCCCGCATTGGCCGAATTGCTCAGGGGCGGCCCCTACCAGAGCTACACCTACGGCTATCCACACAAGACGGCCTACCGCCCGTTGAGCAAACCCGTGGCCCTGCGCGACGCCTGGGCCAACGAAAAACGCGACTCTCTGTTCCTGTACCTGCATATTCCCTTTTGCGAAATGCGGTGCGGCTTTTGTAACCTGTTTACCGTTGCCAACGCCCCGCTCAGCCTGGAACGGGCGTATCTGGACGCGCTGGAACGGCAGATGAAGGTGGTGCGCGGAGCACTGGACGGTGCGAAGTTCTCGCGCCTCGCCATTGGCGGCGGCACACCCACCTTTCTGGAGGCACAGGAGCTGGAACGTGTGTTTGATCTGCTTGACACGCATTTCGGGGTGGCGGGACTGCCTGCCAGCGTCGAAACCTCTCCCGCCACCGCCACGCCAGAACGGTTGCAGGTGCTGGCCGGGCGGGGCGTTTCCCGCGTCAGCATTGGCGTCCAGAGCTTCCTGGAATCCGAGGTCCGGGGCGTGGGACGCGCCCAGAGCAATGCGGAGGTATGGACTGCGCTGGACAACATCCGCGCTGCCGGGCTGCCAGCGCTGAACATTGATCTGATTTACGGACTGGCCCACCAGACGCCGCAGACGTGGCTGGAGTCGTTGGAAACGGCGCTGATGTGGACGCCAGAGGAGCTGTTTCTCTATCCGCTGTACGTACGGCCACTGACGGGAATCGGGCGGCTGGGGCGCACCTGGGACGACGAGCGGCTGGAATTATACCGACTGGGGCGTGAATTCCTGACCTCGCGCGGGTATCTGCAGACCTCCATGCGCCGTTTTCAGCGGGACATCCTGCCGCTGGCCTCCGAGCCGGAATATGCCTGCCAACTGGACGGCATGGTGGGGCTGGGGTGCGGGGCACGGTCCTACACGCGCGGTCTGCACTACTCCAGCGAGTATGCCGTGGGCCGCGTGGGCGTGCGCGAGATCATTCAGGACTTCGTTCAGCAGCCTGCTGGGGCCTTTGAGCACCTCACCCACGGCATCTATCTGAGCGAGGATGAGCGGCAGCGACGGTACGTCTTGCAATCGCTGCTGCACATATCGGGTCTGAATCTGGAAGTGTACTGTCAGCAGTTTGGCGGTAACGCACTGGCTGACTTCCCACCGCTTGTCGGATTGGCGGATACAGGCCTCGCCAGGCTTGAAGACGGCGTCTTGACCCTCACGCCCGCTGGCATGGAGCTGTCCGACGCCATCGGGCCGTGGCTGTATTCGCCTGCCGTGCGTGCGCTGAGCGAGGCTTACGAGTGGAGCTAGAAGGCCCCTTACCCGCCGCCTGCGAAGAGGTTCAGAAAACGGCGCCAGAGCCCCTCTCCGTGCTTTACCGGGGACCGCTGTCCAGTTGCAATTACGCTTGCCCATACTGTCCCTTCGCCAAACACACCGAGACGGCGGCGGAGCATGCAGCAGACGCACGGGCACTGGCCAGGTTCAGTGCCTGGGCGGAAACGCAACCTTTCTCCCTGTCTATTTTCTTCACGCCGTGGGGTGAGGCGCTGGTCAGGCCGCGCTATCAGGCCGCTTTAACCCACCTGAGTCATCTGCCGCACATTCGGCAACTCGCCATTCAGACCAATCTCTCCGGCTCGTTGAGGTGGCTGGAAAATGCCGAGAAATCGAAGATCGGTGTGTGGGCCACCTATCACCCCGGCGAGGTGGCGCGCGAACGCTTCCTGACCCGCTGCGCCGAACTAGACACTCTCGGCGTGCGCTACAGCGTGGGGGTGGTGGGCAAGAAAGGGCATTTCGGAGACATTGAAACCATGCGCGCCGCTCTGCCAGGGCACGTTTACCTGTGGATCAACGCCTTCAAGGTGGGAGACGGCTATTACTCGCAGGCCGATCTAACCCGACTGGGCGCGGTGGATCCACTGTTTGAGGTCAACACACGCCGCTACCGCGTGCGCGGCATGCCGTGTAACGCGGGCGAGACAGTCATTAGTGTGGAGGGTGACGGCACCGCCCGCCGCTGCCACTTCATCGAGCGGCCCATCGGTAATATTTACGAGCAGGACGTACGCGACTTGCTGCGCCCCCGGCCCTGCACCCGCTCAAGCTGTGAGTGCCATATCGGCTACGTCCATCTGCCGGCACTAGACGCAGCCTCTGTGTACGGCGACGGGCTGCTGGCGCGTCTGCCTGACCCGACCCTGTGGGCGGACGCAGCGAGGCTGGAAACGTATCTGGCACGGGCACGAAACCTCCGAGCAAATTGATCTGCGCCCACCCTACGCCTCGATCACCGGTTGATACAACCCGGCGTCATCAAAACCCGCCAGCCACGCTGAGGCCGCCTGGGCGCGTGTGATCGTGGGTGGCACGCGCAGGGTGTAACGCCGCCCGGTGGAGGGGCAGCCCACGCAGACGGCCACGAACGGCTCGTCGTCCGGCAAATCCACGCGGACCAGGGTGCGTTCGCCACCCGCATCAGTGTCGCGGTCCAGCACCTTCGCGCCCACTTCCTCCAGAAAGCGCTCGGAGCCGATGCGCTCCATCATCACGCGGCGGACCTCGGCATTGGGCTGGGCAAGGATTTCCGCGCCAGAGATGGTGTGGGGGGCAAAGGCCAGCCGTTCGTCCACACGGACGCCGCGCCAGCGCAGGGCAGCAACTGAGCCAGCGGGCAACCCGGTCAGGCCGCTCCCAGCTACATCCAGCCAGCCGCTGACCCGCAGCCCCCGTGGCAGGGCCGTAATGCCCCGGCAGCCGGAAATGTCCAGTTGCGCCACCTGCCTCAGCCATTCCGGCAACCCGCGCAGGCTCAGGCAATCCCGGGCCGACAGATGGCCGAAGCGTACCCGAGCGTGCATGGGCCAGCCTGAGAGCGCCTCGCAACGGTTGATGTTCAGAAAGCAGACGTCCAGCCCCTCGGGCAGCGATTCCAGCGAGAGGCAGTCCTGCACATTCAGCGAGCCGACCGTTAGGCCTTCGGGAAGCGTCTGGAGACGGGCGCAGCCGTCGAGCGTCAGGCGAAATTGTACGCGCAGGCTGGCCGGAACGCTCTGGAGGGGCAGATTTCTGGCAATCAGTTCGCCCACCTGTAAGTCTTCGGGCAGCTCGGTCAGGCCAGTATCGCTGAGATCTAGGGTGTCGCCGCTCAGGCCGTCGGGCAGGCAGCGCAACCCTTTCTCGCCGGACAGATCCAGGCGCCCCCGGAATTTCAGAGGCCCACGCGCCTCACCACTCAGCAGCAGTTGCCGCACCTCAGCGGCGTTCAGAATTTGGGGCATCAGTCCAGCACCCGGCGAATGGCTGCGGGGCTGTATTCGCGCTGCATCCATACCTTGTAAAAGCCGCGAGGCAGCGTGATGGTGGCGTGTTCCTCGTGGATCAGATCGGCGGTGTCGGACAGCACCTGCACGTAGGTGTCTGTGTCAGCCGTGTAGAGCTGAACTGCCGCTGCGTCGGAGAAGCGATGGCTATGTCCCGTGACCTCACCGCGAGCCAGCGTGGCGCCGGGGCGGGAGTGGGCATTGGGCATCGTGGGCACGCTTTGGACGAGAACATCACCGTGGCGGTAGAGCATGAAAGACCTCCTGAATGGATGAATTGGGCAGATTGATTACGTTCACAGCATAACAGAATGTATGTGCTACGGCAACTTAGGAAACATTTGCCGAGATGTCTGGTGAGACCGACATGGTTAGCGCCTCCTGACGATCTGCGCATTCCTCACGTTTCCTTGCTTCTCAGGAGCCGCCCCCGGCAATTGGGAGGTACACTGGTGGGTGATGACTGATCTTTCCCCCCTCCGTCGCCTGCACCGCGTCCAGGAACTTGACCTGGGCCTTGACCGTCTGCGCGACGAGGAACAGAATTTCCCCGATGACCTGCGCGCTGCCCGCGCCGAGCAGGAACGTCTCAACAACGCCCTGGAAGACACCGAGAT
Encoded proteins:
- a CDS encoding STM4014 family protein, which encodes MLLIAPPQGRRARAFGATLNDLGWPPARVVSYLDLMEDRVRLADQVRPGSIVRFESPGEDIGTELALIEMGGGPMVDLEAGELAPSRAWHAGFSQVLQALDAQLQNAPPHTRMQQTAHILTMFDKPATHARLGAAGVPVPEALPEVNSFDGLMVAARERGWTRLFIKLAYGSSGSGIVALQWTGQRVSAATTVRQEAGRLLNSRRLIRSQDWAEIRALIDALAPHRLHVERWLPKASFGGGTIDLRVVVIGGEARHALVRTSRGPITNLHLGNQRGDIEALKTELGAERWTEVGRTAEAALAAFPGALYGGVDLLLTPGWKRRAVLEVNAFGDYHRGILVGGRDTYAAELFALGQAKRGGQNAECA
- a CDS encoding STM4013/SEN3800 family hydrolase: MLNAREWIGTCDVMLLTLDSLRYDVAVMALEAGETPHLAAVLPGEVWEKRQTPGSFTYAAHHAFLSGFLPTPARPGRHPRLFAAAFEGSRSTSPQTFTFEEATLPEALATRGYHTVCVGGVGFFNRRSALGSVLPDLFAEAHWSPASGVKNPDSADVQMRVAAKALEAVPPGQRVFMLLNVAATHTPTHFYVPGARQDSVETQRAALRTVDAALPILFNVLRARGDTLLIICADHGTCFGEDGYHGHRLAHPQVWTVPYAELLLKETEA
- a CDS encoding STM4012 family radical SAM protein translates to MTATLPPALAELLRGGPYQSYTYGYPHKTAYRPLSKPVALRDAWANEKRDSLFLYLHIPFCEMRCGFCNLFTVANAPLSLERAYLDALERQMKVVRGALDGAKFSRLAIGGGTPTFLEAQELERVFDLLDTHFGVAGLPASVETSPATATPERLQVLAGRGVSRVSIGVQSFLESEVRGVGRAQSNAEVWTALDNIRAAGLPALNIDLIYGLAHQTPQTWLESLETALMWTPEELFLYPLYVRPLTGIGRLGRTWDDERLELYRLGREFLTSRGYLQTSMRRFQRDILPLASEPEYACQLDGMVGLGCGARSYTRGLHYSSEYAVGRVGVREIIQDFVQQPAGAFEHLTHGIYLSEDERQRRYVLQSLLHISGLNLEVYCQQFGGNALADFPPLVGLADTGLARLEDGVLTLTPAGMELSDAIGPWLYSPAVRALSEAYEWS
- a CDS encoding STM4011 family radical SAM protein; this translates as MLYRGPLSSCNYACPYCPFAKHTETAAEHAADARALARFSAWAETQPFSLSIFFTPWGEALVRPRYQAALTHLSHLPHIRQLAIQTNLSGSLRWLENAEKSKIGVWATYHPGEVARERFLTRCAELDTLGVRYSVGVVGKKGHFGDIETMRAALPGHVYLWINAFKVGDGYYSQADLTRLGAVDPLFEVNTRRYRVRGMPCNAGETVISVEGDGTARRCHFIERPIGNIYEQDVRDLLRPRPCTRSSCECHIGYVHLPALDAASVYGDGLLARLPDPTLWADAARLETYLARARNLRAN
- a CDS encoding DUF6745 domain-containing protein, translated to MPQILNAAEVRQLLLSGEARGPLKFRGRLDLSGEKGLRCLPDGLSGDTLDLSDTGLTELPEDLQVGELIARNLPLQSVPASLRVQFRLTLDGCARLQTLPEGLTVGSLNVQDCLSLESLPEGLDVCFLNINRCEALSGWPMHARVRFGHLSARDCLSLRGLPEWLRQVAQLDISGCRGITALPRGLRVSGWLDVAGSGLTGLPAGSVAALRWRGVRVDERLAFAPHTISGAEILAQPNAEVRRVMMERIGSERFLEEVGAKVLDRDTDAGGERTLVRVDLPDDEPFVAVCVGCPSTGRRYTLRVPPTITRAQAASAWLAGFDDAGLYQPVIEA